Below is a window of Dromiciops gliroides isolate mDroGli1 chromosome 5, mDroGli1.pri, whole genome shotgun sequence DNA.
TCAGCTGATCTCGCCTGGGGACAAAGTGGGGGCAGGAGGGGGGGGGAATCCCTGCAATGCGGCTGGGGGGGCACTCAAAGGCCCTCATTCCTACTATTACCTTTTTCCAAATAAGCCTACTTCTTTTCCCATTCCAGACTTTGCCTCTTGACTAGCTGTCTATGTACCCATTTACAAAGAACTGTGCAGGGTTTATGGGCAATAGCGAGGAAACGGATCCCAGGACCCACCCATCTGCCCCTTTGACTCGGATGGACAGCAAAATCAGAGTTCTTCCCCCACACTCCCAACGTTCCCTTTTGTTCCCGTTCTCTTCAcgctctttttgtagtggaagGAGACTAATGGGGAAGGAGTATTGGAGGTGCTCCCCCTCCAAAGTCCTGGGGTCCCCTCAAGCTTCTCTAATACCCCGGGCTGCCTCATCCTTCCACTTTCCCAATCAATACTTCTATGTTTTCACCTTACACTCAAATTGCTCACACTCGGGGGCCGAAGGGGGTCAAACGAAAAACcccactctctccctccatccataCCTCCTCTATGTACAGCTTCAGCTCGtaacaccccctccccaccccctccggCCCAAGGCTGCGAGACTGGTGAAGACaagcttctcttccctttccctccccccccccacctcgcGCTGTCAACCACGCTCGCCTCTCCCCTCTGCAAATGTCACCGCGCCCAATTAGCTTAATTAAACCGATGCTTCGGCGAATGTTCGCCCCCCCTCCACCAGTCCCCCACTTGCCTCCCCGACTTACACACTTCTGAACAAACTGCCCCATCCCCGTTTCGCCATGCGAAGGGAGCCCCAGTCCTCATCAGAAAGCTGAGTAGGCCCAGAGGGATCACCAGGAGCTTCCGGGATCCAGGCATACCTTGTTCTGTCTCCTTGGATCAACCTGTGTCTCCCCCAGTCCCTCTATAAAACAGGCAATGGCATCAATACAggaagagactgagagacagagacacactgacagacagaatcagagacagaaacaaaaaaaaagaggtgacaAGAGTGTCAAGAGAGAGTGGAGAAcggggacagacagagacaaagtcagaaatagagacagagataaaaggggagggggaaatagaaaaggggacttaaagaccaagaagaaaaagattttatttcattgtattctCATGTTCCCATTTCTCAGTTCCTTTTCCCCACAGATATACCCCTTCCTCCGCCCAGgtcaccacccctccccccatccaagGTCGGTCAGGGCACAcgcgcacacatacacacgcacatcaacacacatatgcacactttcctttcatctcttccaGACTCCTGCagtgaatggggaggggggggagaggacCAAAGTCACGGGATTTGCAGGGATCAGAGAAGGCGAGACAGCAATTTGTCTGGGATCAGACACccggggtggggaaggaaggatggacaaGAGACTTTCAGACATCCCCTCGAAGCTGTCTCAGGACCCCCCAGTTCCCAGTCCCTCCTCCTTTCAGCTGAGCTGGTCTCTGGGGAATTGGCAGACACCTTCCTGGATTCCTCCGTGCAAGGAGAGGGAAGACTTTAGGCCATCCCCCAAAAGGAACTAGGATTTGGATTGAGGGTGGGCAACGTGGTATGCCTGGAAACCTGAAAGGGGCAAGGGGCGGAACACAGGGAAGGGCTAGGAGTAGGTAAGGGAAAGTAACGTAGCTTAGATAGTCCTAGAAGAGAGAACCATCGGACCCGAGGCAGCAATTTTCAGTGACTGTACCTCCTGCAGACTGGTTTTCTCATCTACTGTGTGggcagcagggggtgggggtgaggggacgATTGGTTTCGTCAAAAGCATGGGCACAGGTCAGGGCTAGAGCTTCTTTGCCGCTCCTCTTCCCAGACCAAAGGGCTCAACAATCACCCCTACTTCCCTGGTTCAAGGGGCTCATCTCCCCCAACCTTATCCGGTAGAGGAAAGGACTCACAGGCTTTCCCAATCATAATACACCTCCAGTCCAGAAGTCTTAGTTCCCCCATCTTTCCTCGCTCCTACCCGCAGCCCAAGAGGCTCAGTTCCTCTGCTCCCCACCTCAGCCCACGGGGTTccttgtcttttcctctttttccttcccccgCTCAGTGCTCAGTGTCTGTCTCTTACGTTCTCACCGCCCCTCGCCCCCCTCACCTGGGCAGGgctgggggatgggaggggggggCGATAAATATGTATGATGAGCAGACGGCGGCGGCATTAATAACCCGGGATCGCAGAGCTGCGGGGACTGAGGCGGCGGCGGCTAGACTGAGGTTCCGGCTCATCTGtggctccccaccccccacactaAGGCTCCTGGGGCCTCCGGCCCCGCACTGGTGTGTAcataatgtatacacacacaacgTGTACAAACACACAGCGAGTTCACACATGGTGTGTACACACTCCCGGAACACCTTGCGTATACAAGGACAGTGTATACCTCCTGTACACACGCACTATGAATACACACCCTTCGAGTGCATGCACTCACGCCTCTCAGTGCTTCAACACACGGAGGAAGTACATACACATTGTTGAATTCTCACCACTACCCAGTGTAGACACGCACACTcagacaaacacacatacacggttctcttcctccctcccgcTCCCCAACCTTCCCAGCATCTCCATATTTCTTCACTCGCTCTCTCTTCGTCTCCTTCATTCCCTGCACCCTCTTCTCCCGCCTCCCCCCCTCTCCGCCTCCGCCCCCGGATAATTGATGGCCCGGGCCTGGCCCGGCCGCTCCCGCCTCTCGATCCATCTTGTACTCGCGCCAGCGCTGTCTCACCGGATCGGCCGCCACCTGAGACACGGAGAGACaggcaggaggagagagggaggcggGGGCGCCAGCTAGTTGGCGGCCGCGGGAGGGGGACAGGAGCAGGACCCTCGCACCTGAAACCCCCCCTCCCCTCCGCTCCCCTGCAAGTCCCTTGGGGCAAAAAGCTCCCCACGCCCACCCATTCCAAAAGGAGCTGGCAGTGGGGATCTTATTTGGGGCACAACTGGAAGAGGTGTTCAGTCCTCGCAATCTAAGACCGCTCTGTAACAAATCCCTCGCCAAGGCAACTTTCGGAGCACTACCTGCAGCCTACTTCTATCTCCGGCTCCGCAGCGCCCCCCCTCTGACAGGGGAAGAAAAGACAGCGGGCAGCTTGAGACTGCAGGATGGCAGAGCAGGTAGCCGGGGAAGAGCCGACTCAGTGTGGGCCTCTTCCTTCCTGCTCCCACCCCCCTCCGGGGTCGGCATTGGCTCAGCCCCATCTGGCCCGGCCCTGAGTTGCTGAGTCGCAGTTTCCCGCCCCCTTCCCCTGAGACCACCTCCAGATTTTGATAGattgctgccccccccaccctgaTTAATGAGCAGACACGGGGGCCACAGATGGAGCTGACCGTGCTAGGCGGCTTTCCTCGCTCCCCCTTACCTCCCTGTCCTTCCTGCCCTGTTTAGCTTTCTCCCCACAAACCCAGAACCTGgcgtcctcttctctcctccagaaaagggaaggaggatgaagaggaCAATCGGTCCAGGGATAGAGGAGGGGCTGGAGATGGCTTAGGAGAGGCAGAAAGACCGTAGACAGAGTtcaaaggaaagggaaacagAGGCATGAGACCCATGGAAGCTATGCTGACTTTGGCTCTTTCCCCGACGGTTCACAGAAAGAGAGGGGGCCCACCTGGGGGAAAGGGTGCATGAGCCGGGGGAGGGAATCCTGGCTACCTTCCCAacacctcttcccttctttctctatctcctctctctctctctctctctctctctctctctctctctctctctctctctctctctctctctctctctctctctctctctctctctgtcccctcccactCCTCAGGCCTCCAGTGCACAACTCCCGGTGTCCCGGACCTCACGTTACCTGGAGCTGCGCCCTGCTGGGGCTGGAGCAGGCTCCTCAGGCCGCCTCTTTCCGGCCCCTCGTTCCTCTGAAGGCTATGGCGCAGCCGACACCTGGAACTGGGCCTGGCCAACTAACTACaccggggctggggctggggctggggctggggctggggggccTGGGGGAGCCGGGGCCGGCTTAGCACCCCCAGCACAGCGCACCAAGAGGAAGCCTTCGGTCAAAGCAGCCAGGGCAAAGAAGATCTTCGGTTGGGGGGACTTCTATTTCCGGGTGCACACCCTCAAGTTCTCTCTGCTGGTGACGGGCAAGATAGTGGACCACGTCAACGGCACTTTCAGCGTTTACTTCCGGCACAATTCCTCCAGTCTGGGCAACCTAAGCGTCAGCATAGTGCCTCCGTCAAAGCTGGTCGAGTTTGGGGGTGTCCTGCTCACTGGGCCGTCGCCTCACCCTCTGCAGTCCACCCTGGCCCTGGAGGGAGCCTCCTTACCCGGGCTAGGGTCTCCCCTGGGGGTGCCTTCGGGAGGATCGCTAGGGATGCCGTCGGGGGGAACTCTGGGAGGTGCCCTAGGAGGCGCGCTCGCGGGTCCCCTTGGAGGAGCACTGGGGGTCCCCGGGGCTAAGGAGTCGCGGGCCTTCAATTGCCACGTGGAGTATGAGAAGACGAACCGAGCTCGGAAGCACCGCCCTTGTCTGTACGACCCGTCGCAGGTGTGCTTCACGGAGCACACTCAGAGCCAGGCCGCGTGGCTCTGCGCCAAGCCCTTCAAAGTCATCTGCATCTTCGTCTCCTTTCTCAGCTTTGACTACAAACTGGTGCAGAAGGTGTGCCCGGACTACAACTTCCAGAGCGAGCACCCCTACTTCGGATAACGACTCCCCAGCGACTGCCCTTTGCTTCCCTCGAACCTAATCCTCCCGTAGATGAGGGTGGCAGGGAGCCCCTTATCCCAAACATCTCCTACCTTCCCACATTTCCTCTGCCCCGGAATCTCTCTTGTCAGATGGGCGCAACAGCAGAGCAGAGACAGGGAGGCCAGGGTGAGGGGAGAGGGGTTCTctttgggggggaagggcaatggggAGTCCCGCGTGAAGGACACTACTGTCCCCTCTCATCTCTCCTTCCCCGTATAttacctctcctttccttcacccGCCTAAGATTTTCCCTTCCATGTTAGAAAAGTGTTGCTACCCAGCATTCCAGGGACCTCACCTTGGCTCTGTCTTCTTCCAGTCCATCTCCCTTCCCAGAAGACCCCAGCCCCTCCTTCCTAAGCACTTTCAAATTTCCAAgtgggggaggtagaatgggaggTGGTGCAATGAGGGGTTCTATTCCCCCTGCCCTAGGCTTTACAGCCTCCAAAGCACCCACTTTGGTCAACAACCTCTCCCCCAACAACTTCTGACCTAGCTCCCTGTAATTCcagcacccccaccccaagatgtTTATACTCCAGTTCTCTTCTTGTATTACCTGGCCACCTATAATGCCTGGCCTACCCTTGTAATGTCTAGCCCCCACCTTTATTATGCCTGATCCCTTATTATATCCATTCACCTCTGTGACCACCCAAGACCCACAGCTGGGGCAGGAGaaaaattagagctggaaggatggGGGAGCCTCTAGGCCCCTGGTCCTACTCTGCCCCCTGCTGACCTTCCTCTATGAGCAGTGGTGTCCAGCTGTATCCTGCCTCTCTTCCTGCTGCTTCTTATTTTTCTATGCCCCTCCCCAAAATCagatgaaaagggaagaaaataaagtcaaatccAATATGAGTCTGTGTGAGCCCTTTACCGAGGTGGCTGGAGTTGGGGAGAAAGGGATACCCTGAGGATCACCTTGGccacctctttttctattctggGAACAAGTGGGGAAACTAAAGTGGGGACAGAAGTGATaacagagaagaagaggagactgAATTCAGCTTCAGGAGGGGAAGGGCACCTAGCCCTGAAAAGTGAGGAGGCTGAAGGTTGTCTCTAAGATCAGTGAGATACACAGTTCCCTAGAGGGCGCATTGCAGAGGGGAAACACtgactggggtgggggaaagggagtcTGGACCTAAGAGGGGATGTAGATCTCAGCGAGCCTAGGTGGGGGTGAGCCAAATAGAAACAGTAGGAAGAAAGGGACTGGGGTCTAGAAGGTAGAATGATAAGCAACGGGAGGTGACAAGTCATCAGGCTCAGTCCCAACTAAGCTAGACATACCAGCCGGGGCagcagagtgggaagggaggggctAACGGTGTTTGTGGCATCTGGAGCCATCGATCTTACTTTTACTTCCTTAATTTCATGGGCGCTGAGTTTGCAGACCTGCAGGGgtgggaaaaaaagagggaagaagccCTGGGAAGACAGGGATGGGGAAGAAATGAGCTGGAGCTGGGCAGATTGGGGAATGTCCGAATGCTGCTGATACTTTGTACATGCCGATTATAGCCGGGTCCCCCCACCTCATGAATCTCCTGGCCACCACCCCCAGCTGCCAGCCCCCAACCCCAGACTTCTCCCTCCTGCTGTAGCTGTAGCTAATTTTATCTGCCTCTAACCCCTGCCCAGGCGTTAATTGGCAGCAGCTTCATTTACAGCTCTCCAGTGCCCAAAGCCCCCTCTACCCTGGGGAACTCCAGCCAGAGGAGACAGGCAAGCTTAGACACAGAGAACCCTCCTTTCCAGTCCTTCAACACCCAGGGCTAGGTGGAGCCGGGGTGAGGATGAGGAAGGGTAGTATCCCCTACATTAGGGTGGCTGGACAGAAACTGTCATTGAAGTGAAATATAGGTGGGCAAGATTCAAAATGGGCTTCCCATCTTGATAAGGAAAGGACCTGGTGCAGATGGGAGCTCTGGGGAGACAGTATAAGGGAGGCCTACGTACCCGGTGTCCCTAGCTTGGAGGCTTTGAAGATCAATTCTgctgtatggggggggggaggggaggaaggtagaGAGATTTGTTTCTCCGTGGTCATAGAGATGAAGGGCCAGGAGATGGAGGAGAGTCTTAGActgcattgggagaaaggaaaagagacagacagacagagacagatagacagacagagacagagagagacgggCAGACACAGAAAGACgaacacaaagagaaagagacagagagagatagacagagacagtgacacagagagagcagggacacagagacagggagagagacagagacaaaaaacaggcagagaaagacaacgagagagacagggacagatacacagagagatacaaagacagaaagagacacagagacagacagggacagagagagacagagagagaaagagattaaaactgaggataatgataggAACTGCTACCACAGCAACATCTTTCTCCTGGAGATCATAATACATGTTGTTTCTAGGTTCCCCAAAGGCAGGGACTACTTCATATACTCAAGGTCTGTCTATACATTTTTACCTTCACGGAGGCAACTTGAAGTGACTGAAGAATGTGGAGTAGGTTGGGGGAAGTGGCTTCCCCAGTTGGTCCTAAACAAGTGACCCAAGGATTTATGAAGTACCTGTCCTGTGCTAAATGGTGGGCATACAAAGCTGAAAaatgacacagtccctgccctcaagaaacttacagtctaacAGGAGGAGGTGCCGGGTACTTACAAACAAGTATGATACAAATCATAAAGTGATAGGAGGAGCAAAGGAGAGCCAGACAAAGAGCtatgagaaatatgaaaagagaataataCTTTCACCTGAGGGGAAAGAGGAGCAGCATCTGTGGCTTCTATCCCCAGTgtctcctgcaaaaaaaaaattcccatcaaAGCAGGAGATTGTTCTAGCCACCCCCTTTTTACATGCCCCATCATTgtccttttattatttcttttccattttcaggCTACCTTTGATGGTCACAGGACCTTTGATGGCCATAGAActtcagagctggaaaaaatcacagaattctgGAGTGAAAGGGACCTCCAGGGTCATTTAGTCTACTTGGGTACCAGAATCATCAGCATCCTTCTACAACATCCCTGAAAAGTggttcagcctttgcttgaacaCCTCCAGTGATGGAGAGCTCATTACTTCCACAAACAACCCATTCCTCTGTTGGGCTGCTCTATAGACTATCACAGTTGAAAGGAACcctaagagatcatctattcTGACCCcataattttatggatgaggaagctagatagaaatggagacagaggatgtaatcaaaagagagaatcagcaagcatttattaagcacctactataagggggcagccaggtggcacagtggataaagcaccagccctggattcaggaggacctgagttcaaatccagcctcagacacttgacacttactagctgtgtgaccctgggcaagtcacttaaccctcatcgccctgcaaaaaacaaacaaacaaacaaacaaaacctactataagccaggcactgtgttgggcTATGGGGAATGGTCCCTATTGTCTACAAGCTTAGAATACTAGCTGAGGGAGatagtgtatacatatatagctatatacaagATATCCACAAAGGAAAATTGGGAAGGAAGGGCACTAGCATCTGGGGAATAAAGAAAAGTTTCATTCTGAGGAAGAGATGTGAAGAGAGACAATAACCATTGCAAAGGTATAGAGGCAGTAGATGGATCATCATATAAGAGCTTCAGTTTGCCTGGACCATAGTGTTTATGGCAATGAGTGATGTGtaataaagctgaaaaggtaatttggagctagattgtgaaggactttaaatgccaatcaAATGCATTTATATTTGCTCCTAGTGGTACTAGGGAGCCAAGGAAGTTTGTTGATATGATTCAACCTGaatttaggaaagtcactttggtaATTTTGTAGAGAATGGATTAGACTAAGAACAGGTATGAGTCGGAGACCATTTAGAAAGTTATTGCATTAGTCTaggtaagaagtgatgaagaACTATGGTAGGGAAGTGGCTGTGTAagcagagaggaggggaaagatgtCAGAAGctttaaggaagtagaaataacaagatCTGGCAAATGAGTGATCGCTCAGGGTGAGTCCGAGTGACAAGTTCAGGATGATACAAAGGTTGCAAATCTCAGTGACTGCAAAGGTGGTGGCAGCCCCCTAAACAGAAACAGCAAAGTTCAGAAAAGGAGTCGGTTTTGAGGGAAAGAGTTCAGTTTCATGATGATGGTGGACTTAATTAACGTCAGGGTAGCTGATTTAGAATTggttcaaccccatcattttacagataaggaaaaagaagCACGGATTGGTTAAAGACTTGGAAAGGAtcatagctagtaaggatctgaggtgagatttcaacctcaatcttcctaacttcaaatctacTCCCCAACAGCACTAGATTAGTTAGGAACTAGACCTATAATTGCATTAATAGGAGGAACTCCCAATCCACTCTATCATACTGAAAAGATAGATTTGAAAGTTATTGGTATAGAGATCATAATTAAACCCAAGGGGATgaatgagagagatggagagggggagagagagagatggagagggggagagagagagatggagagggggagagagagagagatggagagggggagagagagagatggagagggagagagagagagatggagagggagagagagagagagagagagagagagagagagagagagagagggtccAGGACAAGTCTTGGTATACACCCTCAGTTAGGGAGCAGGATATGAGTGATGATTCTGAAGGGAAACTAAAAAGGAGAAATCAAATGAGTAGGAGAAGCAAGTAAGAGAAGGTGTCACAAAAACTCAGAAAGGATGGTCAGTTGTGTCAAATGTTTccaagaagtcaagaagaataagaattgagaaaagaccTTCAGATTGGACAGTTAAGAGTTCATTAGTGATGTTTTCAAGGGCAGTTACGGTTGAGTAATGAGTCTGGAAGCCAAATTGAAAAAGGttaagagtgagaagagagatgAGGCAAAGGGTGGAAATAGCCTTTTCTTGGAGTTTAtctgagaaggggaggaaagctATAGGGTCATAGGTCGTAGGGATCATAGCTTGTGGTAGGGTCTAGTGAAGATTATTTAAGGATGGGGAAGACTTGTGCATGTTTATagaaaggaggtaaaaaaaatcCGGGGAGTTCCTACAGGGAAAGTGAAGATAAGGgacgggggtggggagggaaaagtTGGAGGGGTGTACAATTAAAAGTTCTGTGGGAATTAGAAGCCCCAAGTTTGAATCTCCTCTGTGGCCCTGCTGTGAATTAGGGCTATAAATATGGAGCCAGCAGTccgtcaacaagcaattattaagtgcctactatgtgccagacacagtgcaAAGTTTGGGGGATTCAAAGGCAAAGCAAttcctcccctcaaagagctcccagtctaatggtgAGGGGGGGAGCGAAGCATACAACATGCAAACGAGCATGTACAACCAGATATAAATCTCCGAAGGAAGAATTTAATACTGTAACTTCTCCCTAAGGCGGGGAGACCCAATACGCGATATTTCTCGCCACAACCCCCTTCTTCCCCAACTAAGTTCCTCTTGGCTGGAAACAAGAACGGAAGACGCCTACAAAACTACAATTCCCAGAAGACCATAACGAAGCTCTTCTGCGCATGTGCGAGCACCGCCTTATCTTAAAGCCGGGAGCTACGAGCGGCTCCTTTTTAAGCGCATGCgctcttgcctctctctctctttttccgaGCTGCTGGGGTCCTGAGTACCTGGCCAGAGCTACTGAGTCGCGATGTTGCAACTCCCCTTGCTTCGTGCATTCCGGGTAAGGCCAGGGGTGGCCGGGCCTTGGAGGCAGGTTGACACGGCACACACTTTCCCTCCCCCTAGGTGGGCTTGCCTTAAGGCCTGAAGCTGTTGCCCAGCACTTTCTAGCGCATGGCCCGCGGCCGGGGGTTGAGGTGGGGgccgggaggggggggggctgggaaagggaggaaaagggggagggaaggcccAGCACTCTTGAGCACTGAgagctctttcttctctccccaggaATGTGTAGCTTGGGGTCCTGCTCCCCCTCTGTTATGGTCACGTGGCATTGGGGGGGCGCTCCGCTATGTGGACAGAACTCAGTCATTGGAGTACCCCAACTTCCAGGACCCCTCACTTTCCAGACTAGCACTAGAGcaaaagagggggagggacatggagttctccccccacccccacccccgccccagtcAGGAGGAGCAGATGGGTGGAGGCCTGCCTAGTTACAGgtgttttggaggggagggagtgaggaagagatgggaaagaagaGATCAGTAATTGTAGCCCACTCAGTTGTATGGgacaaactttttttattttaattttttttgc
It encodes the following:
- the NXPH4 gene encoding neurexophilin-4, with protein sequence MRLFPGWLALLLSPWFLRKASSAQLPVSRTSRYLELRPAGAGAGSSGRLFPAPRSSEGYGAADTWNWAWPTNYTGAGAGAGAGAGGPGGAGAGLAPPAQRTKRKPSVKAARAKKIFGWGDFYFRVHTLKFSLLVTGKIVDHVNGTFSVYFRHNSSSLGNLSVSIVPPSKLVEFGGVLLTGPSPHPLQSTLALEGASLPGLGSPLGVPSGGSLGMPSGGTLGGALGGALAGPLGGALGVPGAKESRAFNCHVEYEKTNRARKHRPCLYDPSQVCFTEHTQSQAAWLCAKPFKVICIFVSFLSFDYKLVQKVCPDYNFQSEHPYFG